Genomic DNA from Prunus persica cultivar Lovell chromosome G1, Prunus_persica_NCBIv2, whole genome shotgun sequence:
CTTGAGGTAATTTTCTGACTGCATACTATGGTGATGTATATTTGCTTGAGGAACCAAAGTGGTCGCTAAATATGATTAAAATAGTTCTATTTTAACTATTATAGCGGCCAACGGAATTTAACTAAGTGGAAATGGTCTAAAGTTCGAATCCCACACCTTGACAGTGTGTGAGAGAAAACTCGCTCCACCAATATCACTGgtatcaaaatataaaaaaacaaactatTATTGCCAATTGTTAATTAGCATATTAATTACCACATTACTTTCCATAACAGAATTAGTGGCTGCATAAGTGGAGCCCAAACCCAATTAAATACGGGTTTTGGGCCTTTCAATTGAAAGTTTTTTATAAGTTTTGGATTGGGACTCCTTGGCCCTTGGACTCTGGCTCATTCGctgtattttgttattttcttgtaaGTTTGAAGTCTATATCATTAAAGCAACTCCacctatttgcccttagccatggcaagggtggagctagggcagccactatttatgtgaatagtagttgcccttgcaaatagtattttgtgtttccacccattgccatggctaagggcaattactattcatttttttattttttccccctattttttaatgaaaataattaatttggataatattttcagataagatttccggattcctacgtgtcaagactattcataatcagataaaattttcggataagatttttggattcaaatttcggatgaatttcaaaacccaattatcagataaatttttgggttcaaatttcgcatgaatttcaaaattcaaatttcagataaatttgggttcaaatttcggatgaatttcaaatttcagataagattttcatccaataaaatcaagccaggtggcatgtctatcttgccaaatttttctataaaaccaaaggctcagctcatacctctcacatcACATctctctatattttcatttctcagagtttagatttcatacttcattcattctcaatggaaggatttaggagatgcttggagaggcaagagcgagaaacaaatgagagaaaccgtagagcagatgaaatcaatgatgtgcagagacaagtcgatgagcaagttttcatagcagtggctttgtaagatgaagagaaccaaggtcgccgccGTGGTTCACAAGTCGACCGCAGCCGGAATGTGgaaagacataggcattctcatggtaagaatcttttggaagattattttatctcaacttctttgtactctgatgttgattttcgaaggcgatttagaatgcaacctcatttgttcaataaagtcatgcatgatatttgcaattatgatgcatactttgttcaaaagtgtgatgctactggggttttggggcttcttccggagcaaaagcttacagctgttatacgaatgttggcgtatggaacatctgctgatcaggtagatgagattgcccggatggggaagtccactacgttggaggctttggtaagattttgtcaagtagttgaaactctgtatactagggactacctgcgtagacctactcccagagacctccaacggcttctacaaaaagccgaagctcgaggatttctaggaatgattggtagcatcgactgcatgcactggcaatggaagaattgctcaactgcctggcaaggtgcttacggaaatagaaaaggccaaaaaagtatcatccttgaagccgttgctggcttcgacacatgggtttggcatgccttctttggagttgcaggatcccaaaatgatctcaacgtgctgggtcaatccccggtcttcaacgatgtattgagaggCTAGGGCCCCAATATCACCTATCAAGTCAATAATACAGTGTGCCAGacggggtattatctagctgacggcatctacccgaggtggaccacttttgtcaaatctattccgaatccccgatcccagaagcaaaaattatttgctacctaTCAAGAGGGATATAGGAAAGATGTCAAAGGTGttttggtatccttcaagctcggtggttgattattcgaggtgcggcccgtatgtttgatgaggagatcctcagaagcattatgatgacttgcatcatcctccataatatgattgtggaggatgagtatgattatgatgctttagaggtGTACGAACCAGATCCAATGAACACGGCTTTGAcacggatttatgaaaggcccatggggCAAAGTGGAGAACCATTTAAGCCGGAACCGTTGGTGAGGGATGGTCATTTGATGACCCGaatgatagatcgatatacagagatgcaatcttcgtatattcatgaaatgcgtcaagttcacttgatggagtatctatgggcggtgaaaggcaatgaagaagaatgatggagcatagatgctttggttatgttttatttagttatggtttggttgtgttgtatttttatttattatgctttggttgtggtttgttattattattgtgccttgtttgtagtttttttttatttttattttgttttgtttgaagtatggaatatgttgaataaaaaggtaatttattgaatactttgtttattaaataacgaaatctaatacaagtcattacgaattactactactaaaataaaatacatgaattacaacaactttaaaagaaaacatgaaaaatacaaatacataaaaggtaggctaacaaatttaatggtttccatcatttaaccaatccgtgttgctaggcccatcattccggaaaagtcttcttctcataacatcccttcgttatagcttccaaaattgttttgtttcaggggacatatgacttgtatccatggccatggttttcCGATCCGTCTTGTCtatatcttttttgcgcaaatactccctttctcgtGCATACTCAGCTTGAAGGGTCAACTCGTTATCTTGGCGTTTttgctccatttcaattcttaggccattttgccttgcaatttcctccaaaaactttgaattattattgcttgaattacccactttctttgccttcgcggcctttcggccaatgggcctcggctccttttctatgggtgagtcttgactcataggagaATCAAGAGGTGAATCCGGTGGcattgaatcacggagtggcgtctcgtttaatACAACATCGggacccgttggaataattaTGAACCGTTTGTAATATTtgaccacctcccaacattcatgatgggtgaaactttttttgccacccccggttgcaccgaaccacatttgtgcttgtataatctatttaacaaaaaaatagaaatgcaataaatacttaaaatatattggatatgcaagtaacaaaaaaaataataatgaaaatgcaattaaccttacaaataaattagaagtgcaagaaaattaagaaacaagtggaaatgcaagaaatattaacaacatattgaaaatgcaagacatatgaacaaaatatttaaattgcaagaaatattaacacaatattgataatgcaagaaatatgaacaaaatatttaaaatgcaagaaatattaacaaaatattgaaaatgcaagcaatattaacaaaatatatatattaggagattaaacttaataaaacaaaaattataaaatacttacctcgttagtacgattttccccgcttctatagttgtccatcgcttttgctagggcagctctccatttttccaactctttattcaggattttccacctactggataacaccatctccgtacgagtagaccccagaattttttcacaaaattcggcatgaatttttttccacatatgaaaaaatttcatctcattgccggacacgggacaatgacaaatttggagccaagcctcacacaaggaaacatcttccatggtgctccaagcccctcctgtttcgatagaagaagccataaaaatatgaaatcaaaatactagatgaaaaagaggaaaatgttgagtataaagagtgaataatggtagaagtagaagaaaatgtatgaggattggtgttgaaagtgaagggtattgataggtatttatagaaaaaaaatattagaattttttaaaaaaatttacgattttttttcatatttttattgcccaGAAAAGCCTCAGCCGTCGGATGGTTAAAAAGATGCTGATCGGAAGGCTGGGGAGGCGACACGTGGCTTATTCCCGTTGGAGCTGGCGTCGCgcaggttcaaattttttttaccgttggcggtaaaaaaatttgaaccgcgctagctgacgtcagcgtgacgcgAGGGCTGACGTCGGCGACCTCGGGCTGGAGCTCGGGCTCGTCTcgccttcgggctggcccgagttaGTGGGTCCCACACCACCCCCGGGCCTGGGCTGCGCGGTGGAAtgccaaatttttgtttttttcccctaGCCTCGGGCTGGGCTGTGCCGTTGGACCTGCTCTTAAAGATAAAGAGCATTTTTCACATGATTTCGTCTGGGTAAATGACTATGACAACCTCCGGAATATTTCCTTCCATGGAAATAGTCCTACATCAGAAGGATTTTGGGCAAAGGAAGATTGGTGGGGACTTTAGTAAAGGTCAGTGTCAATCCATATAGGAGAAGGAGAGAAGGGTCCATGTGATACTCCAACCCCTCAGTGTCACACTCAACAAGTCCTCAAGCTCTTCAATGTCGATGTAAAAGGTGCTTCTATGCGAAACCGGATCTTTTTAATACATAAGGGTATTTAACCCATTAcggttgttttttattttatatttttaataaaagtgatagtctaaattacaagAAGGAGagagtttctcacacacacacaatcaaAGTGCAATGaagattcgaacttgagactaTTAGTCTACAAATCAAGACTTTTTTTCACTGGATTAGACATTATTGTCTATAACAGTGTTTTTGTCTATACACACAAAAATGTTACGAACCCATCATATTAAATATGTCTATTTTCCCACGGTGTACGGTGGCACAACCAATCGTAAGTGTAAATAGTGCACGTAGGCCTCTTTATTTGTTAATGTTTGGTGGAATAggtgaaaatggagaaataaGAAAGCTTTTGAATTGAACCATCCTCTAACCATAGCCACTTGTTCCTTGCTATGTAAGCATGAACCATACGATACGAAAGCAAGACAAGCAAAAAAGGACATAGTAAATGTTTTGGTTGGTTAGCTTACGTTTGATAAAGggccaacaaaaataatatctaATCCCATGGACTGGAAAAGGttcattagaaaaacaaaagacttGGGGACGGCTTATACACCCAAATAGacaagtttgtttgttttctgaaaaaaaaaaaaagaagctagaCTTTACCTCTTATCGTattgtttgtcttttttggAACACTCTGTGATCAGAAAACCAAATGCATGCCCATCACATTGAAGCAAACACAGATTTGATTTGCTCTCTTAAAAAGGCCTTGATGTCATTTATAACTACCAAATCTTATGTGACGAAACATTTTGTTTTGCCTTTTTAGGCTGCAAAGATGcgtttaaaattatttttgtaaaatttaacaaattattgtataatattaaaatacaGTTATGTGATATAATTATTTCGTATCATCGAGACAATGACGAGAATTTGAATACGGTTTGTATGATCAGTCAACCGTCAAAGGGTGGTTTCGTCCGACAACAGAGTCCTACCCCAGAAGAATAGATCCGCAGGTTCAGAAATCCTGTGGTCCAAGCAGCCCCACTCTCTCTTCTTGTTTACTTTTTGAGAAACCTTTTCTTGCGTGTCAAGTCCCCAATTCACCCCTAACAAACCGCACCATATGAACCCTAAACATAAACGCAACCCACAGCCCAAACTCCTTTTTATCTCCCAACAAACACAACTGCCCCAATACAAATCCCTAATAATCCAATCCCCAAAATTAACAATCACACAAAAACGAAaatactaataaaatattgaataaACATAAACAACTCACCGCCCCTGGCTTTTCTCACGCCAAGTTCTTCACTTCCCATTAAAATTCTCAATGATACACACTAAATTGTATTATAATTGAGATTAGGAGTTGTTggttttgttgaaaattgaGAGTGAGGGATGTGAGTGAGATTGGGTTTCGGGGATGGTCAGATATGGCTCGAGACGGGGAAGTGGTGCCGGTGGACCCACAAGCGGTTGTGGCCGTGAAGAAGAAGTCGTCTCGGAGTTGGGTTTTGCTGGACTGTACGGGAAAAGCTACAGTCTTGGACGTGGACAAGTATGCCATCATGCACAGAGTTCACATTCACGCTCGCGATCTTCGCATTGTCGATCCTTTGCTCTCTTACCCTTCCACCATTCTCGGCCGCGACAGGGCTATAGTTCTCAATTTGGAGGTGCTCTcgtcttttcaattttcaattttgttgttttggtttttgaaagttttttggctgttgtgtttttgttgttgctgtcAATTGAATTGGGTTTGTTTGTATCTGGGTTCGCAGCATATTAAAGCAATAATCACTGCCGAAGAGGttagcctctctctctctctctctaaataaattcgttttcttcttctgctgaattgattttgttttgggttttttgagGGGTCAGAGAACTGAATAGCCAtcagtatttattttttatttttttattttgttgcgtAGTTAAAGATTGCTGATTTAAGAGACGAAGTAGTACATGTATTTTAAGAGACCAGTACATAATGGTCAACCCGGGTAttaattggtttttttcttttttttggggtgaggGAAGGGAATTAAGCGAGAGGAGCAACTAAATAGATGGTGCAAATTCAGGACATTGAAAATCAAACCTGTATTATGCCCTGGTGTTctagagaggaaaaaaatgtGGTGCTTTCAACTTTCTATGAGTTGGGGTTCTTTTGCAGATGGTGATTGTTAGTTTGTTATGGGATAGGTGCTGCTTCGGGATCCAGTGGATGAAAATGTTATCCCTGTTGTTGAAGAGCTTCAAAGACGGTTGCCTCCCGTAAATGCCATACATGAAAGCCAAAAAGATGGGAAAGAGTTCCCTGCTGGGCTAATTGATGTAGATGCCGGTGAAGAAGATGGTATGACTTTGTAATTTCAAAGTTTATCATTGATGAGTTGTGTCTGTCTTTAGTATTCTTGGAAATATACAAATGTTTACATCTATCACTAACATCCTAAACATCAAAACTTCTGAGTTCTGGTTTTATTCTTTGACTTCTGAGTGATCTAGATTATGCAATGTAGAGTCTCCATTTGAGTTCCGGGCCTTGGAGGTAGCTTTGGAAGCAATTTGCAGTTATCTTTCTGCACGTACGACAGAACTGGAGACTGCTGCTTATCCTGCTTTAGATGAGCTTACCTCAAAGGTAGGACTTGtgttttctctcattttctttgcGTCTTTGTATGGGCTCTATGGTTGTTGATTGTCTCCACCTCTTGGGGAATGCTaaatggaaaaataataaataaagaaagggAGCAGGAATATAGTATTTCCATTCactggtttggtttgatttaggTAACTCACTGATAGTAGTTTTAGGTGTCTCAGTTGTCAGCATGCTAAAATTCTGCTTAAAGCACTACACGATGAAGTCAAGGGTTGTCTGCCATTTTGTGTGAAATTGTGTCATAGAAGAGATTCTAGATATCAGGGTTCAGAGAAATTTTGGCTTGCATACTTGCCTGCATGGTTTTCTAAGCTTAGCATCTGTAACCATGATAGAATGGCTTCTTATGCCTACTTCTTTTGGACAATATTTTGATTCAATGCAACCTGCAGATTAGCAGCCGCAATTTGGACAGGGTTCGTAAATTGAAGAGTGCAATGACAAGGTTGACTGCTCGCGTACAAAAGGTATATGATCTTCCTGTAGGGTGTGAATAATTACATAGTAGTTCATGTGTCTTATGAGGGTTAGTGAACTTTAATGCAATCACTGAAAGATGCTATTTGCATCACATTAGTGTGTGTTGAAGATGAGAGAGTAGTTATACTCAATGCCACCCACTGTcctcattccattttctaAGCATTACATTATAAGATAAGATGTTTGATTCATGAAGGTAACATTGTTTAGATGACTAATAAGTTTGCTAGATGCATTTGAGCACTCATACatgtatttaatatttaagttCCTTGGTCAATTGTTAGATGAGAAATGAATGGTTGAGGTGCATCCACTGTACGTCTCAGTCATCCATATCTGCCAAGTAGATGTTTTGTGGCAAAGTTAAGTTGTTAGTATAGCTTTTTCTTAAGTTCTGATAACAAtaaatcattttttgtttgggttatTAAAAAGGACATGGATGAAATTTAGATAAAATTTAATGGTAACTCTGTAAATTAATACATTTTAAATAGAAACTTCCTGCACagtcttttttaatatatattttttcaatgaaaaCTAGAAACAGCTTCAAATTTTAGCCTTTCAAATATGCATATTTCAGCTTCTGTGGGGAGCAAAAAATTACTTCTAAGAGTAAACGCCTAAAACACTGGCTTCACAGAAGCCCTCTCTGGGTGCCCCAAGAGCTGTGCTGTGTGGGCGCTAAGGCTAGCAATTAGGTTTTCTTCATACTTGCAGTCTAAATTAGTATCATTATGAATGCACTTTCTTTTTATGTCTGTAAGCCACATTCTTCTGCTGTGTATCTCATATTGAATTTGCAGCCTGATGCTATCCAAACTTGCGGTATGGAGTTGAGATGAGACAAACTTTCCCAGTCAGAGTTTGattaaagaaaacatattAGTTTCCTCTTTACTACCGTAAATCATGGTAATAAGTAATCCTGTATTACTTATTGCAGGTAAGGGATGAGCTTGAACAGCTGTTGGATGATGACGATGATATGGCTGACCTTTACTTGTCAAGAAAGTTGGCTGGTGCATCTTCACCAGTTAGTGTCTCTGGTCCTCCCAATTGGTATCCTGCCTCCCCTACCATAGGCTCAAAAATATCTCGGGCAAGTAGAGCAAGCATTGCCACTGTTCGTGGAGATGAGAATGACGTTGAGGAACTTGAAATGTTACTTGAGGTATAACATTGGCATACTTTTTCTGTGTCTTATTTTAGTGAAGCTGTGTATATACTAATCTGCTAATAATACCTTTGCAGGCTTATTTTATGCAGATTGATGGCACCTTGAACAAATTAGCTACGGTATGTGCTGTTTTAGATGCGTACTTATCTTTCTTTCTGGCTTACAAGGAGAATTGAACCTAGGACCTAGCCTATCTCACCCTATCCCTCCCTCCAACACTCTTGGACCCTATGCAAACCTGTTAAGGTCCAAGGACATTTGAATCTGAagtattgtattttttttttgggagagagGGGGGGTGGGATAGGCGGAAGTAAGAACCACCGAAAGATTTTAAACGGTACATGTCTATGGAGTAAGCTGGTCCTTGAACAGAATCCCAAGTCCCAAGATTGTGACTTCTGGAATACCCGTGATTTCTAGGTCAGCTTAGAACCAATAATAAACAGAGCTATGAATCATAATGACTTTGACTGATCAAAGCAGAATTATAATGACCCTGAGAACCTGCAAGTGAGGGTGTACAGAGTGGTCTTCTATATACACTATTAAGGAAGGGACATAGGAATGTTGTGCAAAGATCTGAGTTTAGAAGACTAAAGAGAAGGATAAAGACTTTAAAGAAACTTGGAAACACGAACCTCATCTTGTTGTGTCTTCAACGCCTTAATGTGATAGGAAGGGGATGATATTGAGTGAACACATAAAAAATTCCCTTAAATGCATTTAAATAGTCCAACAAGAATTTTCCACGTGTGTCAATAGAAAAGGACCTTCATAGACCTACAGTTATTTGCGTGGAATACATTTAGACATATTTTCCACATTATTTACACTATATACTAAACAAATTTGACTGTTAAAATATGATATTTTGCAGCTGCGTGAATATATTGATGATACAGAGGATTATATCAATATTCAGGTACTTGATTCATCaatcttaaatttttatggcaACATACTAAAGTTTTCTGATATAACTTGTGCTTCCATATTTCAGCTTGATAACCACAGGAATCAGCTGATTCAGGTGCTTTTTTTATCTTATGCAGTATATCTGATTACCATGCtggattattttcttttatttattttttcctttctaaatCTGGAGTATCTGTATTCTGTGTTGTGTAAGAtgtgctttttattttcttcacgtTTCATGGTACAGCTTGAGCTTTTTCTCAGTGCTGGGACTCTATGTATGGCCATATTTTCATTGGTGGCTGGAATTTTTGGCATGAACATCCCTTATACGTGGAATGATGGTTACGGATACATGTTCAAATGGGTATGCAAAGCATTTCTGCTGGCAATCTTGTCTAGTATGACTTTAATGAACATGTCTGAGATTGAATCTTTTTGAATTGACAGGTTTGCATTGTCACGGGAATAGTCTGTGCTTGTGTGTTCATAATTATCATGTCATATGCTCGCTTCAAGGGGTTGGTCGGGTCGTGAACTTTATGAAGGAATTCTGAGATTGATCTTTTGGATCGTCTGAGAAATAGTGTCAAGGGTTTTTAGCAAATATGTGAAGGAATTTTGATAGTTCTTTTGCCCTTAAAGACTGTCGATGATGGCTGTTAGGGTTGAAGAGGGAAAAGTCTCACTCTGGGAAATTTTAAATCGGATCAGATCTGGCAGCAGCCTTTCTAATCCAAGGATATTGCAAAGTTTTATAATTGTCAACAACTTGATTAACTGGATTCAGTCACCAACAGACTGTAAATCCAATTACAGAATGAATACATATTTCTTGATTTTAGTTCATAATTCTGGTTCTGTTACACACAAGTATTCAATCAAACATACAATACTATACCTGTACTCAGCAACAATTTAATGCATTCTTCAAATTGCTCATTTGTTTATGCCTATGATCTGTTTTCCGAATGCCTTTTTCGCTTGTGTCAATCTTGAAGTCCTTGGATGGTTTAGAAGCTGGTGAGGATGGTTTACTCCTTGGTGACTTGTAATTATTACTTGAACTGAATGATGGTTAAGAGGTGAAATTTTCGAGCTAAAACCAGTGAAGAAACCAAATCAATGtgcagtatatatatatatatatatatatacacagagattccattgagggatccctcaaataagcttatttgagggacatcccttgtaggccccactctgGATTGTATTGCAGTAATCCAAactgtttattttatagatactcattcaaagatcatctctacacaaaatcacttgaatccgatatcatttgaccactcaattgagttattgaaattttagtactttcttgaagcaccgtgttcattgattttgtaagacacaactgaatgtcgaaatggtttctgatttgtctaagtttttgtaaggatgatctatgaatgaagacctaaaaaataaatagtttggatcattgggaaaaaaattgtaaggtACCCTAAAatgcgtccctcaaataaaattatttgaggaatccctcaatagaaggggactatatatatatatatatatatatatatatatttcccgAAATCAATGTGCAGTTTAGGCGTTGTTATTTATTGCTTTACACTCCCAAGGTTCAGAACCATACTCATCATGTCCATAAAGTCAGGCCAGTTAGTCTTTGGACACTTGAAAAATCagtaattaaattgattagtgGTGTAGTtgattcaatttcaaattcgTGACTTCCAagttactaaacatattaaCATACTATTAAACTTTATAACAATGTTGAtacttttttcatttaaaaattatcCATCATGAAATTTAAACTCAGACTTCATCCAATAGGTTGAAGACTAACTGCCACTAGAACAAATGGTTATTGTCCCAAACAAGTCATTATAGACACAAGGACAAGATCGACACACCAAAACGACTAGTAAATGATCTTCTTTTAATAATATCACCACTTTTTTTCATTCAAGTTATGACGTGTACAAAATCTACATAGTCGATTGACAGTGATGAGAGGAGTAATTTTGGTATGTTCTAGGTGTACCATCCAACACATGAGACATGTGGAAATATTCTCCAATACACAtagaacataaaaataaaatatttccatATGTCCTATGTGTATTGGATGGTACTAGAACATACAAAAATTTCTCCAATGAGAGTTAGTTAGCAGAATCAACGAAAAACCAGAGCTATTGCTATGGTTATTAATAGCTTCATTAGTTACCAAAACAATTACACGTAGTGTCACTGAATGCAACACTATGTCAGAGTCAGAAAAGCGCTTATATACATActacaagaaagaaaatccaGAAAAGAGAATGATAGAAGGAGTGTAGATTGTATGAAGACGTCAAGACAGAAGAAAGATGAGAAATCGATTCATATTCACATATTC
This window encodes:
- the LOC18790940 gene encoding magnesium transporter MRS2-2, whose translation is MARDGEVVPVDPQAVVAVKKKSSRSWVLLDCTGKATVLDVDKYAIMHRVHIHARDLRIVDPLLSYPSTILGRDRAIVLNLEHIKAIITAEEVLLRDPVDENVIPVVEELQRRLPPVNAIHESQKDGKEFPAGLIDVDAGEEDESPFEFRALEVALEAICSYLSARTTELETAAYPALDELTSKISSRNLDRVRKLKSAMTRLTARVQKVRDELEQLLDDDDDMADLYLSRKLAGASSPVSVSGPPNWYPASPTIGSKISRASRASIATVRGDENDVEELEMLLEAYFMQIDGTLNKLATLREYIDDTEDYINIQLDNHRNQLIQLELFLSAGTLCMAIFSLVAGIFGMNIPYTWNDGYGYMFKWVCIVTGIVCACVFIIIMSYARFKGLVGS